Genomic segment of Porites lutea chromosome 13, jaPorLute2.1, whole genome shotgun sequence:
TGACTCCAGCGAGCACCATATCCTTCTGAACACCTCACCTCAATCACCTTAAGATCATGTGGTAGCAGATGAATGTTGATCCATGATGAATCATTTAATATTCGATTTAGCACTGTGTTAGCATGCTCATTCTTGACTTGTTCACTTCCAGCACAGGCACCCCACCATTCACTAGTAACATCTCTGTGGCAATGTTTTGACAGTGCCCTAGCCCCAACAGTCAAATTTGAATTTGGTTTATGTTTCGTATTGAATGATGCAAGAAGTGATGACACTGAAGGTGGTAAAACATCAACACTTCCCTGAGTGTGACAGATATTCAACAAATCAAGAATTCCTCTAATGCCAAGAAGTTTTAGTACTAAAGTTAACTGATgagctttttcaaaatcagaAGTCTCTGTCCAGGAACTCCTGAGAGCTTCAAGTAGTGGTGtagttttctttgtcatttccTCTCTTTGAGCAATAAAATCTCCTTCAGTCAATAAACCACTATCTTTACTTTTTACGGGAAAATCCCCATTTTCCATCCACTGCAGTAACTTTTTAGAAAGTTCAATATAAAGAGGGAACTTCGGATACTTTCCTGTTTCTGATGTTAAAGAAGAAATAGATTCTTCAGGATTCAGTAATCCCTTGCAATGTTCAGCAGGAAGTAAACCAGTTTCCTTTGCTATTTCCTGTTCTAAGACGCTCTTTAACACAGCACTGAGATTCTTTATTGACACCATCGTTAGGAGACGTGCCATTGTCGCATATACAAGGTGGTTTTCTTTAATTAGAGCCCAGTCTCCGAAGTGCTATTTCTCCGCtcaagtttcaaaatggcgtctgatGGTAAGTGAGAGATAAACAGCTTCGGTTAAAAACGATCTGTATTCATTTAGAAGGGATATATATGCTGATTTTTATTCCTACCTAGACGAGATCATTCGGAAGAGGTTACTGATCGATGGTGAAGGCGCCGGTGATGATCGTAGAATCACTGCTCTTTTAAAGACGTTTTTAAAATGGTGTAATTCAACCGGAACAGAAGAAGGCGATAGGTTGGAGCTATTTCTCCTCtgttttttaatcttttaatcttGATTGATCCTTTGGTACGTCTGGCCTCATTTGAGAGAGTTTTTGAGTGGTTCCGCTCACGTTTTAGGTCGATTCACTGACGTGTTTTTACTCGACTACTTGATTTTTACTTGTTAAAGCTTACATTGATAAAACAACGTGGTGTTTGCAGGCTGAGTGAAATAGCTGAAATACTATCTGTAGTAAACGCAAACGTTTTCAGGTTGTTTTTTCGTTGATGCCACAGTTCTTTAACCCGTGTCATTAGCATTAGTAGAAGAGTATTTACCCAAAATAGTTATCACGTTTATGGTAGGTTAGGTGACAATTGGTGAATTGACTGGCGAAATACAAGACTATGTAGGTAACTATTTTAACTTCAGCAGGACTAACTCAGTTGCCAGAGAACTTGACTGTACCGTTGGAGGTCATGGGTTTGATCCTTAGGGCTGGACCAAGTGGCCCGAGCCTTCTCTGGCTGTCTCATCTCTAGTAATAATGTGAATTGTTTTTAGCGTCCTCAATTGGTTCATGTACTTTtttgctaaatacattgacactgaaataaagtgCGTTTTTCATAGTCTTGCATAGGTATATAGTAGGGGCTTATTGCAGCTCGTGGTACCTAAATATCTGATAAACTTTGAAATCCTtttgttaaatttcattttacagtgATGCTACTTATCAGAAGATGCTTATACAGCTTGCTCAATGTGAATTCGCAATTGGCAAGACTCAGACTGTGTTTGAGATGAATGAGCTTGAAACCGAGAACTATGAGAAAACATACAAAGAGATTGGTAAGTGCAAGCCATAGGATGAATAAAAAACTAATCGTAGAAAAGTTAAAAGGGCTGTGTCATGGCTGTCTGGCTAGTTCATTTGGTTAATATTATAAGTAATGCATCTTTGTTTGCCAAGCTacttaaagttaaagttaaaggaATTTAATTTCACAGTGTGGGCACTCAAACTGggacacttggaagaagattgcCCAATCACTAAgtctttttttctcaaaacagaagattctcaagtttttttttacaaatgaatAAACATCATTCATAAATTTGAGGGCTGTTTCCTGAGCAGTCAGGTAAGTTCAAACAGTTTTAAAGTCTTCAACAGTTGCATTGTTGAACCATAAATTTTATTGgtctgttttcaaaaatacttgagaatcttttgtttttagagaaaacgttgtgattggacAATCTTCCTATCCTGGTGTCCTGGTTTGAGTGTCCGCACTGTGAATGACAAAATAGCAGCTTCTTATCAAACAAATATCTCTCCCAAAGTGTTATATCAAATGTTACATTagcaaaaatgaactttgaaaaacttttaggctaacaagctttcaaaaatttaaatttcaatccattttgATCTCTTCATGTTTGTCCACCCATGCCTTCTTTTGCAGTTGccgtgttatttatacctttcGCAATTTGATGGCAGTTCTTACTGCTTGGATTTTGTAACATTTTTGACACAGCTCGATTGAAGTTTCTAAAGGAGTTCTCAAACttattaattattcatgcaGTCAGAAGCGAAAAATTACAGCCATTTGGGTCAGTTGGATGAATCTTGATGAAACACCAGATAAAACACCTCCAGTTTTTCATCCAAGATGACATGCTTTTCAACTGAGATCAGACACGTTCATTTTAATGAGAAGTTTTACTGGTTCTGTAACACAACTCATGGAAACAATGCAATACCCGGGAAAACATGTCACTGCATAATTTCTTACTGTTTCATTTGAGAAGACGTATGTCAAAAACTTGGGCTTTGTGCTTCATCATGGGTTCCAAACTCGACCTACAGCTCATGTTTTCATCCATATTGTTTCTTGGTGTTTGGAACCCTTGGTGAAGTATTTTCTTGGCGTTTGTGAAGTGGCATCCTTTTTCTCTAtcaaacaatttcttttgtaTTCTGGGGCAGATGATTTTTCAGCCACTTTAGATCCACAGGAACTTTTGTTGTTGTCTGTCTTTATTTGGAAGGTACATGTATTTATAAAGTGATGTTGATATTTCAGAACAGAGTATTTCACATGCCTATCAGGAAATTGCAGCATGTAAGACTGAACTGCAACAAGCAAAAAGAATACGGAGAAATAGACAAggtctgtttatttttatttatcaacTACCCAcagtaaatattgttaccttcTGGTACATTTTTAGAGTGCTTATTGAAAATCATATCACCTCTGTAATTATTTATTCTATGGCAATGAAATGAATGCTCTTTTGTTGGCCCTATTTGATTTCTTCAGAATATGATGCCCTTGCCAAAGTTATAAGCAAGCAACCAGAGAGACAGGAAACACTCAAGTAAGCGATGAATCTCTTTTATTGAGTATTTCATGCATTCTGACCAATCAAAATACAAATGTAGATTGGAAATTGGAAACATCATTTTGATCCAAAGTttcctctttgttgttgttgtgttgtttTGTATAGCTGATGTAGTGCAAACATATTGAGCAGTGTGCAACGAAAGTAATGTTCATTAGCCcaggactagtggattttgctatcaggctagtgaattctgttcttaacttgcttGATGGACAAGTGAGGCTTTTTGGCAaattcaaataataattattagtaataatattatttcagaAGAACTATAAAAAATCTtgcttataaataataattttggggttagttgaaatgacttttgggccaGTGCATgcatctggactagtaaccAGGAAGAAGTTCATAGGTTCAACTCCTGCTGGGagaactcagatttttttcttccgagccgcctgtgtcactgatTGAAAAATCATATTTCTCATGTATTCACTAGGCTCAAAATTTACCATCCCATCTCTACCATTGTGCATAATCACACAATTATTGACATTTCTAGTCCTAACAGTCTGTtggatgtttgtcacatgaacctatTGTAGTTTAATGGCCTTAATTCCCATGAGTCTCCTTTAGCTCAGCGGTAGAGCAActggactagtaaccagaaggtcataaGTTTAACTGCTATTACAAGTACCTGGATTTTTTCTTCCAAGCTGCCAGTGTCGGTGACTGAACAATGTTCTTTCTCTGATGttcgaatggcaagctgtaaatgCACCCTGAGTGAGTGGTCTAGGCTGGAATTTCCCTGACTCACCCACACTTGAAACATGAACTACTCTCTTCTTCCTTAAGAGCTTTGGTTCCATTTAGGGTAGCAAATGTTTGATCAACTTAGCTGATAGAATAACATTTTGTTTCTTGCTCCTCTGCCAATTCAGTGCTTGGTACAGTTTCTTTAGCAACTAACTTCTTTATTTGAGGATGTGATGAGCCAGTACATGTATCCCATTCTTGAGTTTGAacagggggaggggtgggtggctAGCAAGACagcaaccttgtccccagggtcttctcgttttccaatatggtgAACGAGGTTGGCAATATAATGAACTGTTGTTAAGTCATACATGTACTTTCACAGCTTGTCTACTAAAATTCTCCCCGACCCAGCCTTTGTTTATGTATACCATGTTTGAAATGGTTGCAAGTGTtttataaatattaattatggtagtatcaaatttaaaaatgaaCACACCAGttactaactaactaactaactatcTAACTAACTAACAAGATGGAATGATTTGTATCAAGTAGAAATGTTTCTGCCCCACAGACAAATAGAGGGACTTGACAAGGAGCTTAATTCTCTAACTGAAACAAAGGAGAGTCTCTTATCCAAGGTAAATTAATTGATTTCATCATTTTCCGTTTCTTTTGCATACGTAATTGACTTTATGAAAGAGACGCAATAGAAAAGGACTGAAGAAAAACATTTGAACCACACATGGCAGTTCACCTTAGAAAGGTCTTCAagaaaattacagtaaaaacctgcgactaagaacctgcattttcccgAGTTCACCTGaataggttcttacataaatggtaattagcacaaatgtAGGCTCTTTTGGTACTtgaataggttcttattttctgaaggaaaaaatacattgtagcttAGAGTATTTGAGGGTGTTCAGATTCCTTAAGTAAAATCTGCACATCAATACagtgcagttggagtgataaggcacctatgtctccaaagaggatcctgaacgTTGACTTATCGTATTTTCTCAactgtacagaattttttaaaaaaacttgtagaaaataaaaacctgtttcaaattttaagctgaataggttcttgtatagagggggcctaactggcaaattttagcctaacagatTCTTAAAAACCAGGCTCGTAGTCGCGGGTTTTTGCTGTATTCCTTAGATACGGTTGTCTTTATGAGCTGCTGATGTCTGGTTAGAAAGTCAGTCCGTTACAATTATTGTATGTTGATGTAcgcgtttttattttttttccttttagctgGAACTTCGGCAGAAACAGTTTCATCTTCTTATCAACACGATTCATGAATTACAACGAATGTTGGAAGGTAAGTGTAACATAGTTGATTTTTCAATGTGGGGTTACTCTTGCAATTTTTAAAACCCTCTATATACGAAAACGTAGTGAAAATTCTAATCTTCTTTGCTgttcttctttattttcttaACCGTCGGTTGCGTTTTCAGGACTTTATAGGTCGGTAAGTcggtttaaaaagagaaagaaaacaacggaTGTTTTTGGTGAAAATGAAAGAAGCTACAGCGTAGCTTGTTGgcctttttttgtgaaagttgactTTTGCTCAAGAAAATTAAGTGCGTTCCTGCTCGTAAGGTTCAAGTGaacaacattaaaaaataaacttgagttAGCAGTAACcgcattatttttttctcgtttattttcccttttctttatttttccttatcAATTGGTTTCGAAAACGTCAAAATTTCATGGATGAGACGACAGTTACGGAGAGAAAAAATGCGGCTGGATGGCCTTTATTAACAAATCAACTCAGTTGGGTGTCGTTTTGTGTTTgagcagcgaaaaaaaaaacaattgtgaGGTTTCAAAACGTTTTCTCAATGGTAACCTGAGGGAACAGCCGACATTCCACAACGCcactactggtttccccgcgaatcGACggctgagaaacgagcgcagacgATCACGCGCCACTTTCGAGATCAGTTGAGCCGCGTTTGAAATTGgctttagccaatcagaagcactacccagatctgggtagtgacgcatcatgagtatggaatttctgcgttcgtttctcagacgtcatttcgagTGGAAACccgtggtggcgtcgcgaaattacgtctgttttctcaggcttacTCACGGGCTGTGTGGCGGAGAGGAGGAAAGTgcagctcccccccccccccccgccacacCCTATGCTAGTTCAACAGTCCAGTTAACCTGCAGATGATCGTTCCCTAGTCGCTCAGTTTTCTTGTTCCACGAACGCCTCGTGCTTCGCTCGCCCGAAAACGCGAAAAATGAGAACCTTTTCTGCAGGCCACTGTCAGGAGCGCTACTGTCCAGTTAAATGACGGTGTTATTAATGTTCTCTCAACAGAAGACAAGACTGATTCTGATGAGCCATCTACAAGTTCTGGTACTGAAAGCTCTGCCATGGATACAAGCTAGAGGCCGTagtcttgaaatatttttctgcactttgtaaataatattttgagTAATAAATAATGTTAGGGACATTTCTTGCATCCAGCCGGTCTGTCTTCGCATGTGCGCTGTTTTTCACTTTGGGTTCTGGTCGACCACGGAGTCAAATATCGAGGAAGATGCTTCAAAACAAACTTGTTTTAAGTTTCACACTTTTTCAGTATGGGCGTTAGGAACAGGGCATCTAATTCTCGGGCGTCTTATTCTAACAGAGGATACCATCCTTGTTTGCGTGGTGAAGattgcattttgttttcttcgaaGTATCGATTTGGTCGAAAttcagcttttaaaaatactattTGGAATTGTAGAAAGCTTCCTAAAATCACTGCCATGTGCTCACTTCTCTTTGATTTTCTTTGCTTTCGTTCTAAGTTATTTCAAGAAAATAGAATACTCAGGTCGAAAAGTaaatcaataaaacaaaaacctgGGATTAAGCGCCCTCTTGCTATGTTCCTTAAAATGGGAGCTGTCCACAGACTTTCGCGTTCCCCGGAAAACGAGAACTCCTGATCACAGGTTACCGATGTCAGAGCGAGGGCACCACAAGCGATGGCTAGCCCTCGGGTCAAAAATTGTAGGCGAGTTCCTCTACTTGATCACGAGGAACCGGGGCTTTAGCTCCCCGCAGCCCCACACGTATGCTAGGCATCGCCCGTACCATTCAAAACGTGTATAATTATTGAAACCACTACCTATAACCTCGCCAACTTACTACGCTTGTGGGAATCAATTAGCACACATGCGCAAACGAAGTTTACATTACtacattctcgtccccagactCCTGGTTTAATTTGAAAGGGACGTTTCAAGACCGCGTCCATGTGACcaaaagaaacgacgggctctggggacgaatATAATATTACTTAGAAAAGCAATCCCGTTccagaggccgcgatccttttggtAAGCGACAACCTCGTTTTCAGGGTCCACTCCTCCTCGGCCCCGTCTTTCGCCACAGGGGCCGAGTAGGAGAGGATCCTTGGAATGAGATGGGGTCAGCGACTGGGATCAGGACCGCGACCTCTGGGAATTAGGAGCCTACTAATTGTCAGGTGACCCAGCAGCCTGTTTTACAGTCCTTTTCTGCTATTTTTCTAATTCTGGGACGACTTGCAGCCCATTTTTTAAGCTCTAACATGTATCCGGAGGGGAAAAGACGAGACTAATACGGCCCAAAAAATTCCAAGTGCACACGTAGACGCGTCAAActtggttttgttttcccaaataaATGTAGGTCATGTGATTATATTCTTTTGAAGAActatttctttcaaatttcgtttttTCTCGTGCATTTGTcagcataatttatgaaatgaCAGAAGGGCAAATTCGCTTAAGAAACATTTGTCGAACAGCATATAAGCCCAAGAGGTTTATGACGGCCATCACAGCGCACGGTGTTCATCACATCACCGGGGGATAATCCGTGTCAGTAGACCCGAAAGAAAATGCAGTAAAGATACACTT
This window contains:
- the LOC140922959 gene encoding uncharacterized protein, producing MVSIKNLSAVLKSVLEQEIAKETGLLPAEHCKGLLNPEESISSLTSETGKYPKFPLYIELSKKLLQWMENGDFPVKSKDSGLLTEGDFIAQREEMTKKTTPLLEALRSSWTETSDFEKAHQLTLVLKLLGIRGILDLLNICHTQGSVDVLPPSVSSLLASFNTKHKPNSNLTVGARALSKHCHRDVTSEWWGACAGSEQVKNEHANTVLNRILNDSSWINIHLLPHDLKVIEVRCSEGYGARWSHDGSAFRGFLEPQMEDGHAVGWKH
- the LOC140922960 gene encoding THO complex subunit 7 homolog, producing the protein MASDDEIIRKRLLIDGEGAGDDRRITALLKTFLKWCNSTGTEEGDSDATYQKMLIQLAQCEFAIGKTQTVFEMNELETENYEKTYKEIEQSISHAYQEIAACKTELQQAKRIRRNRQEYDALAKVISKQPERQETLKQIEGLDKELNSLTETKESLLSKLELRQKQFHLLINTIHELQRMLEEDKTDSDEPSTSSGTESSAMDTS